Part of the Oscillibacter hominis genome is shown below.
GAGGCCCGGCGTGGAGGATGCGGAGCAGGTGGCTGTCCCCACCCGGAGCATGACCTCACAGCCGATGCCGCCCTTGAGCGTCTGGCCGCTGCTCAGCGTCACCAGGGTAAAGGTGGAAGCTGTACCTGACGTACCGGAGCCGCCTCCCTGGGCGGCGATCCTGCTGTCCACCTTGCTGAGGATAGCGTTGAAATATGTATCATTCAGATAGCTGAGCGTCACCAGCGGGTCCCCGGAGGAGCCCACGTCCGCAGCCACTGAGACGGTTGCCGTCAAGATCAGGCTGGCAAGGGTCATGCACACTGCGCGAAAGATCCAGTTGTTTTTCTTCATGGCGATCTCCCTTTCTTTTGTAAGGCGCCGCGAAAAAGAAATATGTATTCTTTTTCGCGGCGCTCTGCTCTATACCAGTTGGTCGTGCTGCTGCAGACCAAAACTCACTGCTATCGCCGTATCGATCTGCTCCATCACCGCATCGTCGGCCTTTCCCATCTTCTCCCGCAGCCTGCGCTTATCCAGCGTACGGACCTGTTCCAGAAGCACCACCGAATCCCGGGTCAAACCGGAACGGGCAGCAGAAAGTTCAATGTGGGTGGGCAGTCTGGCTTTCCCTGTCTGTGAGGTGATCGCAGCCGCGATCACAGTGGGGCTGTACCGGTTGCCGGTATCGTTTTGAATGATCAGAACCGGACGGACGCCTCCCTGCTCGCTGCCTACCACCGGGCTGAGGTCGGCGTAATAAATGTCGCCGCGCTTTACGCTTGTATCCACAAAGTTCACACTCCGCCGAAAGAAGTACCCGTCATTCCCCAGCAGGAATGAGGCCACTCTCATTCTCCCACGCATCCGCGGAATTTATACTTTGGCTGTTGAAAATTCCAGCGTTCCCAGACCCCGAGTCATTCTATGCGCGAGCTCCGGACAGAGTGCTTGATTCACTTGTGTTACAGCTGCAGCATCAGGTTTCGCTCGACGGCCCTGCCGCCTTCCAGATAGATCCTTGGCACCCGCCTGGATACCGCGCACAGCAGTTCATAGGTTATGGTGCCCGCCAGTTCCGCCATGCGGTCCACGGAGTTGTGCTCTCCAAAAACCTCCACCTCGTCGCCGGGGCCCACACCCGGCAGGTCCGTCAGATCGGCCATACACATGTCCATGCAGATCCGGCCCCGGATGGGTGCCTCCCCCTCCCGGGTCAGCACCTGCCAGCGGTTGGAAAGGCAGCGGGAAAACCCGTCGGCGTATCCGATGGGCAGAACGCCGATGCGGCTGGGGCCCCGTCCGGTAAAGTAGGTCCGCCCATAACTGACGGAGGTGTCGGGCTCAAACTCCTTCACCTGCCCCACAGCGGTCTTCAGCGCCATCACCGGCTTCAACCCCAAATCCCGTGAAACCTGTCCCGTACCGTAGAGCAGGATGCCGGGCCGCACCATATCCCAGGCAAATTCGGGATAGTAGGCCGTGGCCCCGCTGTTGGCGCAGTGGTGGATGGCAAAGCGCATGCAGGCCCGGCGCTCCACCTCCTCCACCATATGGCGGAAGCGCTCAAACTGAAGCTTGGTAAAGGCCCGGTGGTCGGCGCACTCCGGCTCATCGGCCACGCAAAAGTGCATAAAGATGCCCTCCCACTCCAGGCCCGGCAGCCGCACCGCCTGTAAAATCTCATCGAGGCTGCGCTCAAAGTGGGCCTCGTCGCACTGAAAGCCAAGCCGGCCCATGCCGGTATCCAGCTTCAGGTGCACCCTGAGGGTGCTGCCCGCCGCCGAAGCCTCTTTGGAATAGGCCCGGGCCATCTCCAGAGACGGCACATCCTGGGCCACGTTGTGTGCAATCAGGACGGAGGTCATTTCCGACGGGGTATACCCCAGTACAAGGATCGGCAGATGGATTTCCCCTTGGCGCAGTTCCTCCGCCTCTTCCACGTTGGATACGGCCAGATAATCCGCGCCCAGCTGCTCCAGCTTCCGGGCCACGTGCACGGCGCCATGCCCATAGGCGTCCGCCTTGACCACGCCAAGGAATTTTGCCTGGGGCCCGGCCTGGCGGCGGAGCGCCTGATAATTGTATGCCAAGTGGTCCAGATTGATCTCCGCCCACGTACGCCTGAGCGTTTTTTCCATCGTTTCCATTTCCCCTTGCTCTGATCCGGAGGGCGCCGCATCCTACGACGCTTCCTGCTGTGTCAATTCCTGCCCTATTGTATCACCAAATGTAAACTCCGTAAACTCCGCCTTTAAAATTATTTCCTCATCCACCGCAATTTCCCCGTGGACCGGTGCCCCGCTCTCCTCGCTGAGCCAGACGGTGGACACCACCTTGCCTCCGTTTTCCCCGGTCAGGTCGCAGCTGACCCGGACGCAGGGCGTTTCTCCCCAGTCCTCCCGGCTCTCCTCTATCAGCCAGCCCTCCCGGAGCGAGCGCATCAGCAGCGGAAGCGCCATTGCGGGGGAGATTTCCTCGCTGCTCAGCGTCCCGGCCGGCAGCACCATGTCCGCGTAGGTCAGCGTCAGATTCTCTCCCTCCACGGAGGCCTTCAGCCCGGCCAGGTACTCCGGCTCCACCACCTCCACCTCAGAGGTTCCTTCGCTTTCATACGCACAGCGCAGGGTGTAGGACTGGGCCTGATCTTCCGCTCCAAAGGTGATTTGCGCCTCCATGGTAAAGCTGTCCGCAGAACGGTAGCGCTCCAACAGACTCTCCTCTTCCTCCGGCGCGGCGCCGCACGCACAGAGAACCAGCAGCATTTGTGCGCAAAAAAGCAGCATCAGCCTGCGCACACGGTCTCCCCCTTCAATTTTCAGATTCGGATGCTTTGGAAGGCGGCGGGGATCCGGCCAATCATATCCTGCGGCGTCATGGCGTACTCCGTCAGCGCTTGGGCGGCCAGGTCCCCCGCCCTTCCGTGGAGCCACACCGCCGCTCCGGCGGCAGCCATGGGCCCGGCCCCCTGGGCAAGGAGGGAGACCAGCATCCCGGCCAGCACGTCTCCGCTGCCGCCCTTTGCCATGCCGGAGTTCCCGGTGGTGTTGATCAGCGCCGTCCCCGCCGGCGAGACAACCACCGTGGCGTGGCCCTTGAGCACCAGATAGCAGCCGTGGCGCCGGGCAAACTCCCGGGCAGCATCCACCCGGTCACCGCTGCTCAGGTCCCCGCCGATCCGGGCAAACTCCCCATCGTGGGGCGTGAGTACCGTCACCTTCCCCTTCCGGCGATCCAGTACATCTATATGGCCTTCCAGTGCATTTATGCCGTCGGCGTCCAGCACCACCGGTACACCGAGCTGATCCAGGAGCGTGCGCATCAGCCAGGCCGCCTCCGAAGCGCGGCCAACCCCCGGCCCAATCAGCACGGCGTCGCTTCCGGAGGCCCGTTCCAGGACACCCTGTAAAGCTTTTTTACTGAACTGTCCTTTTGTATCAGGAAGCGGATAGGGCATAGGCTCTTCACATTTTCCGGCCGCGATGGCGTAGATGCTCTCCGGCACCCCAAGCGTCACCAGGCCGCAGCCTGTCCGCGCCGCCGCCCTTGCCGCAAGCACAGGAGCGCCGGTATACCCCACGCTTCCCGCCAAGAGATACGCTTTTCCAAAGGTACCCTTGTGGCCGTCCGGCTTGCGCCGGGGCAGAACCCCGCGCACATAGTCCGCGTCAATGCTCTGGGTCAAATAGGTCCCCTGCCTGACAAGCTCGGAAGGAATCCCGATGTCCCAGACCTGCAGCCGCCCGGTGCAGAGCTTCCCGTCTCCGGCAAAGTGCCCGATCTTAGGCATTGTAAAGGTAATCGTCCTGTCGGCGCGCACCGCTGTTCCAAGGATACGCCCCGTGTCCGCCTCCACGCCGCTGGCAATGTCCGCCGAAACCACCAGGGCCTCGGACCGGTTGATCCGCTCAATTAGCGCAGTGAGCGCCGGGTCCTGGATGGGACGGGAGAGCCCCACGCCGAACAGCGCGTCCACGATCACCTGGCTGCGGCGCACAAATTGATAGAGTTCAGCATCCGGTCGCCACTGCTCCAAGTTCACCCCCGCGTCGCTGAGACGCCGGGTCATCTCCTTTGCATCCTCCGTCATCTTCTCATAACTGCCCACCAGGAACGCCCGGACCTGCATGCCGGAGCGGGCAAGCAGCCGGGCGGCGGCAATGCCGTCCCCACCGTTGTTTCCCGTACCGCAGAATACGGAGGCCGCGGATTTGCCCGGCCTCTCCTTCAGCTCCTTCAGGACGGCCTGAGCCACCCCCTCCGCCGCCCGCTCCATCAGCTCTGTGGAGGGGATTTTCCACTCCTCAATGGCGGCGCGGTCCAGCTCCTTCATCTGCGCGGTTGTTGCAATCAGCACAGCAAGCACCTCCTAAATGACCTGACGTTTCTCCGCATGATTCGGGAGTATACCATATAATTATAATTTTGCAAAGACTTCTGCGGATAGTTGTTGACGCGCCGCTCTGCTGCTCCTATACTAATAAAAAGAAATGGGGTGTTTCTCATGACACGCAAAAGCGGACTTCCTCTGCTCCTGTCCCTTCTTTTCTTGTCCGCTTGCGGGCCCTCTGTCCAGGGCGGCGCTTGCTCCGGGGAACAGCAGCCTACCACGGCAGCGGAGGTGCTTGCCGCCTATGACGATGCCTGTGAGGCATACGACTGGTTCAACCTGGCCACCCTGCCCTGCACCGGCGATGCTGTGGCGGAGGCCGGACGGGAATACCGGATGGTGGATCAGCCGGGGTTTTCCACCCTGAACGATCTGAGCTCCCATTTAAAATTGCTTTTTTCCGACGACCTGACGGAGCAGCTGCTCTCTGAGGGCACCTATCGGGAGATCGACGGGAAGCTCTACTGTGCCGAGGGCGGCAGAGGGGCCAATCTCTACCTTCTGGATAAGCGGGCGGAAGCCGCCCACATGGAGGATGGTACATGGAATGTGACAGTGACCTTTTATGCCTGGGATGACTTCAACCCGCCCCAGCTCACCGCAGGGCTGTCCCAGCGGGTGCTCACCTATGGGTATGAAGATGGGCGATGGTGCTTTTTGGACTTCTGCCCCTCTGATGATCTGGATTTGGAGGCAGACACCGTATTCACCTTCTCCTATGACACAGAGACTTTCCACTCAACAGAGTTTGCAGACTATACCAACCTACAGCTGTGCTGCTATCTTCTGAAGGCCGACGGTGCCTACTCGGAGGAGCCGGGTGACCTTTTGTTCCAGCGGTTTTTAGACGCACCGGAGGAGATGATGGCCACGCTGGCCCAGTTGTGCTCTGCCTGGCAAACCCGGGTGGCTCCCATCATCGGCTATAACGGGGTCTATCGACTCACTCCTTCAGAGCAGATATCCTTTGAGGAGCTGATGGACTCTTACAGCCCCAAAACGGAGGAGGAGCAGGCGGTTCTCGGCCTCATCTCCGCCGCCTATGATCAGGCCGCCATCGCAAGCGCCGCCAGCAATGCCGCCTGACGGTTCTCCGCGCACCAGAATCTGTTTGCCGCAAAGGTTTTCAAAAGGCACACTGCGCATTCTGGCAGTGTGCCTTTTTATTTGGCTGTCCTCAATAAGTGTGCTGAACAGAGATTTTCAGATGGCCAGATATGCCCCCATTGTGTCAAGAAGAATAGAGTTAAGTTTGGTAGATATGCTGAAAGACAAGCCGCAACTTCCTTTTGATTTGGAGGTAATTTCCAATGAGATGTCCGTATTGTAATGAAGAAATGCAAAAGGGGTTTATACCCAACGGAGGTCAACCTGTTCAATGGATTCCAGATGGGGGAAAGCCCTCTTTACTATCCTTTTCAATTGCAGAAAAAGGAGTCCTTCTTATTAGTAAGTTCAGCCCATTAAAAGTAAATGGATACAGAGCAGAGGCTCATTATTGTTCAAAATGCAAGGTTGTTATTGCACCCACTAAGGAGTAATTGATTATAAAAATTGCTCTTGTTTTTCGGCATCAACATTCATGGCTAACACAGCCTTTTATTTTTGCTCTCTCCCTCTGGCAGCTGGCGCCGGGGGCGGCCGCATGCCTGGTGGATGCGCAATCGCGGAGCGTATGGAATTTTCTCCTTGCATTTCCCCCTTTTTTGTGCTATAAGTGATATTTGATATCAGCTATGAACGGGAAAATAGCGGGATATGCGTCCTTCAGAGAGGGCCGGTCACCCGGCTGCGAGCCGGCCTGGGACGTGCTGCTTGGTTCGCCCGGGAGCTGCCGTGGAGACACGGCCGGAGCGCCCTCCGTTATCCGGGCAGCAAGTGCGCGCAGTCATCCTGCGTGAATTTGGGTGGTACCGCGGAAGATGGCCTTTCGTCCCAATTTGATGGGACGAGGGGCTTTTATTTTTGTCCCCGCAACCCAAGCATCTCATCATCAGTTTTCCGCAGCCCACTGCGGAGCGTTAAGAGGAGTGTCAACATGAAGCAGCAATTGGAGCAGATCCGAACCCACGCGCTATCGTCCATCGCCGGCACCCGTGCCGCAGCCGACCTGGAAGCGCTGCGTGTTCAATACCTGGGCAAAAAAGGCGAACTGACCGCTGTCTTGAAACAGATGGGCAAGCTGGCCGCCGAAGAGCGGCCCATCATCGGCCAATTGGCCAACGACGTCCGCGCCGCCGTGGAGGCCGCCATCGAGCAGCAGTCTGCTCTGCTGGAGCGTCAGGCTCTGGCCGACCGGCTGGAGCAGGAGACGGTGGACGTCACCATCCCCGGCACCCGCCAGGAGGTGGGCCACGCCCATCCCATGTATCAGGTGCTGGACGAAATCAAGGACATCTTCATCGGCATGGGCTTCCAGATCCTGGACGGCCCTGAGGTGGAGCAGTCCGACTACAACTTCACCAGGCTCAACACGCCGGACGACCACCCCGCCCGGGAGTGGTCCGACACCTTCTATTTTGACAACGGCTCCAAGGCCCTTCTGCGGACCCAGACCTCCCCCATGCAGATCCGGGCCATGGAGACGGTGCCCCTGCCCATCCGGGTCATTGTCCCCGGCCGGGTGTACCGCAAGGATGAGGTGGACGCCACCCACTCCCCCATGTTCCATCAGATCGAGGGCCTGGTGGTGGACAAGGGCATCACCATGGCGGATTTGAAGGGCACGCTGAACACAGTGATCCGCGCCATCTACGGCGAGAACACCGTCACCCGCTTCCGCCCCCATCACTTCCCCTTCACCGAGCCCTCCTGTGAGATGGACATGCAGTGCCACAAATGCGGCGGCAAGGGCTGCCCCACCTGCAAGGGCGAGGGCTGGATCGAGGTGCTGGGCGCAGGCATGGTCCACCCCAAGGTGCTCTCGGGCTGCAATGTGGACCCGGACGTCTACTCCGGCTTTGCTTTTGGCATGGGCCTGGAGCGGTTGGCCATGGGCCGGTTCAAGATCAGCGACCTGCGGCTGATCTTTGAAAACGACATGCGGTTTTTGAAGCAGTTTTAAGGAGGAGAGAGAAATGAAGTTATCCAGAGAATGGCTCAATGAATTCGTCGACGTCCGGGACATCGGCGAACGGGAGTTCGCCGAGGCGATGACTCTCTCCGGTTCCAAGGTGGAGGTCACGGAGGACTTAGGCGCGGAGATTCAAAATGTGGTGGCAGGCCGGATCGTCCGGATGGAGCACCATCCCGACTCCGACCATATGTGGGTCTGCCAGATTGACGTGGGCGAGGCCGAGCCGGTCCAGATCGTCACCGGCGCCTGGAACATCCACGAGGGCGACCTTGTGCCTGTGGCCAGGCACAAGGCTCTGCTGCCCGGCGGCGTCAAGATCGAAAAGGGCAAGCTCCGGGGCGTTTTGTCCTGCGGCATGCTGTGCTCTTTGAAAGAGCTGGGGCTCACCGCGGCCCACGACTTCCCCTATGCGGTGATCCAGGCCGCCGCGCTTTTGAACGACTATCATCCCCTGGACAGGGAAAAGCCCTCCATCCCCGCAGACGTCCAGCCCGGCCACAGGATTTTCGGCAAAGTGGTGGCGGCAAAGGTGCTCTCCGCCACGGCCGACGGCGACAGCTACCATTATCTCTGCAAGCTGGAGACCGGAAGCGGCGAGGCGGAGGTCCCCACCGCCTGCCAGAACATCCATTCGGGCGACCTAGTGGCCTACGACACGGCCAAGGGCCTCATCTGTACCCTTGCCGACCTCCACGCCCAGCAGGAGGAGTTCCCCCACTGCATCGAAGACGGCATCTGGGTGCTTCAGGAGGATGTGAAGCCCGGCGACGACATCCGAGGCGTCATGGGCGCGGACGACCAGGTGGTGGAATTTGAGATCACCCCCAACCGCCCCGACTGCCTCTCCGTCATCGGCCTGGCCCGGGAGGCCTCCGCCACCTTTGGCCGTGAGCTTCATCTCCATACCCCGGAAATCCGCGGCTGCGGCGGCAGCATCGCGGACCTGGTGGACATTGAAATCGAGGACGGCGACCTCTGCCCCCGCTACACCGCCCGGATGGTGAAAAACGTCAAGATCGCCCCTTCCCCCAAGTGGATGCGCCAGCGGCTGCGCAACAGCGGCGTGCGCCCCATCAACAACATCGTGGACATCACCAATTACGTGATGCTGGAATACGGCCAGCCCATGCACGCCTTTGATTTCTCCTGTGTGGAGGGCGGCAAAATCGTCGTCCGCACCGCCCGGGAGGGCGAGACCATCCAGACGCTGGACGGCAACGAGCGCAAGCTGACCACCTCCATGCTGTGCATCTGTGACGAGCACCGGCCCGTCTGCGTGGCGGGCGTGATGGGCGGCGCCAACTCTGAAATTGTGGGCGACACCGCTCAGGTGCTCTTTGAATCCGCCAACTTCAACGGTGCTTCCGTCCGCCGCACCGCCACCGCCCTGGGGATGCGCACCGATGCATCGGCCCGCTATGAAAAGGGGCTGGATCCCATGAACACCATGAAAGCCGTGCAGCGCGCCTGTGAGCTGGTGGAGCTCTTAGGTGCCGGCGAGGTAGTAGACGGCGTCATGGACGTGATCGCCAGGGACTCCAATCCTGTCACCGTCCGTCTGGAGCCGGGGAAGGTCAACGCCCTGCTGGGCACCGACGTGAGCGAGGAGGAGATGCGCCGCATCCTGCTGAGCCTCGGCTTTGAGCTGGAGGGCGACCTCATCCGCGTGCCCTCCTGGCGCAGCGATGTGGAGCATTACTCCGACATCGCCGAGGAAGTGGCCCGGTTCTACGGCTACAACAAGATTCCCACCACGCTGATGCGGGGTGCCACCCTCCGGGGCGGCTACAGCCCCGTCCAGCATCTGGAGCGCTCGGTGGGAGCACTTTGCCGCACCCTGGGCTACAGCGAGATCATCACCTACTCCTTCATCAGCCCCGCCTACTACGATAAGATCAACCTCCCCGCCGACTCCCCCCTGCGCAATTCCATGCGGATTCTCAATCCCTTAGGCGAGGACACCTCCATCATGCGCACCACCACCCTGCCCTCCATGCTGGAGATCCTGGCCCGGAACTACAGCTTCCGCAACAAGTCCGCGTGGCTCTACGAGCTTGGCCGGGTCTACTTTGCCAAAAACGACGGCAGCGGCATGGCCGACGAGCCCAAAGTGCTTTCCCTGGGTGCCTATGGGGAGGGCTGCGACTTCTTCCATCTCAAAGGCGCTGTGGAGGCCATCCTCAGCGGTCTGCGCATCAGCGGAGCGGTTTACACCGCCGTCCGGGACAATCCCTCCTACCATCCCGGGCGGTGCGCCCAGGTCAGCGTGGATGGGGAAGTCATCGGCGTTTTCGGCCAGATCCACCCCAATGTGGCCGCAAACTACGGCATGGACACGGAGGTCTATGCCGCTGAACTGAGCTTCAATGCCCTCTATGCCCATAAAGGCGCCGACCCCATTTATACGCCGCTGCCCAAGTACCCCTCCGTCACCCGGGATATCGCAGTGGTATGCCGCAGGGAGATCACCGTCGGCCAGTTGGAGGACTGCATCCGCCGGGGCGCCAAGGGTCTTTTAAAGGATGTGGCCCTGTTCGACATCTACACCGGCAAGGGCGTCGCCGAGGGCTTTAAGAGTGTGGCCTTCAACCTGCAGCTGCGCTCCGATCAGCGGAACCTGACCGCCCAGGAGGCGGACGAGGATGTGCAGAGCATCCTGGATCTGCTCAAGGCAGAGCTGGGCGCTGTTTTGCGCTAAGCGGCCAGGAGACGAAGTTTTTGCTTTTCCCCTTTACAGAATTGGGAAAAACGAGTATACTAAGGACAAGATTTTTGGCCTATCTGCACAGCCAACAGAGAAAAGGTGGTGTCTGTATGGACGACTTTACCCGCAAATTCAACCTGGTGGAGGAACGTGACGCGCAAATCCACGAGATTCTCTCCACTGTTTATCAGGCGTTGGAGGAAAAGGGATACAACCCGATCAACCAGATCGTCGGCTATATCCTGTCCGAGGACCCCACCTATATCACCAACCACAACCACGCGCGCACGCTGATCCGTAAAATTGACCGGGATGAGCTGCTGCAGGTCTTGGTCCGCAAATACCTGGGGCAATAACAAATTCAATGAGAGTAATCCCGCAGTGTTTTGGGAAAGGTTACAAAGGTACCTTTTCCAGGCACTGCGGGGTTTTTTCTTTTTCGTCAAATTCCCACATCTTCCCCCTTTGATTCCGTGAAAATGACGGTAAAAAACAGGCAACAGGTAATTGACAAATCGGAAAAAATCTGTTACAATTTGGTTACAATTTTGAAGCGAGGTGTAACAATGGCAGAAAGCAAAACCGCCAAGCAAGAAGGTCTCATGTACAAAGGGCATCCGCTCCGCCGGGTCGACAATCTGATTTACTATGGCTCCATGGCCGATAAATATATCATCATGATGCAGGTGCTGGAAAGCAAAAAGGAGCAGGATCTGGATATGGCCACAAAGGTCTCCGTCCAGCTGCAGCTGACCGATCCCGATTTGAAATCCCGCGACCGGGTTGTCAAAAAGAGCGAAAAAGACAGCCTCTACTCTGCAATGGATGTTGCAGCCATCTGGCTGGAGCGTGCATTGAGCGGCAAGTAACTTCACTCCCATTCTATACAAATGTCGAAAGGAAGCGTAAGAGAAGATGAGACGTTTCGCAGGAAAGGCCACCAAAGTTTTGATTGTTTCCGCCGTTATGACGGCATGTTTGGCAGTATCCGCTCTGGCCGCCGACATTGGAATCGGCGTCGGCGCCACCACGGGTTCTTCCCTGCGGCTCCGCTCGGAACCCAACACTTCCTCCGCCACCGTCACCTATCTGGACAAGGGCGTGGCGGTTTCCATCCTGGAAAAGCTGGACGGCTGGTACAAGGTCAGCTTTGAAGGCAGCACCGGCTATGTGTCCGCCGACTACCTGGTTGAGGATCAGGACGGCGTGTTCACCTCCTACGGCCGGGTCAACAGCGACGGCGTAAACGTCCGCGCGGCGGCTTCCACCGACAGCGGCGTGGCCGCCACCCTCTCCAAGGACACCTATCTCACCGTAAACGGCTTCACCGACGGCTGGTACAGCGTCACCTGCAAGTACGGCACCACCGGCTATGTCCGCAGCGACTTTGTGGATCTGACCACCGACTCTTCCTCCGGCAGCGAGATGGGCAAAAATGTGGTGGCCACCGCCAAGCAGTACTTAGGCACCCGCTATGTCTACGGCGGCGCCTCCCCCAGCGGCTTCGACTGCTCCGGCTTCACCATGTATGTCTACCAGCAGTATGGCTATTCCCTGCCCCACACCGCGACCGGCCAGTGGCAGTCCTCCTCCGGCACCAAGGTGTCCCGCAGCGAGATCCAGCCCGGCGACTTGGTGTTCTTCTGTGACCCCAGTCGCTCCAACGGCAAGGCCTGCTCCCACGCCGGCATCTACATCGGCGACGGCCAGTTCATCCACTCCTCCTCCTCCAGAAGCGGCGGAGTCATCATCAGCAGCCTCTACGACGACTACTACAATACCTACTATGTCGGCGCAAAGCGCTTGGGCTGATCTGAACGGAATACATACGCAAAAAGCTCCTCCCGATTATGGGAGGAGCTTTTATCATGAACTTTTACTTGGCCTGATGACGCTGGGCTGCGGTGAGGATGTTGCGCAGCAGGATCACCCGGGTCATAGGGCCCACGCCGCCGGGTACCGGCGTGATATAGGACGCCTTGGCGGAGACCTCGGCAAAGTTCACATCGCCGCAGAACTTCCCCTCTTCGTTCCGGTTCATGGCCACGTCGATGACCACCACTCCCTCTTTGACCATATCGCCGGTGATGAGATTCCGCTGTCCGGCAGCCGACACCAGGATATCCGCCTGGCGGGTGATCTCAGAGAGGTTTTTGGTCTTGGTATGGCAGGTGGTGACGGTGCCGTCATTTTGGATCAGCAGCTGGGCCATGGGCTTGCCCACAATGTTGCTGCGGCCCACCACCACGCACCGCTTGCCGGCCACGGAAATGCCATAGGCGCGGAACATCTCCATAATTCCCGCCGGGGTGCAGGGCAGAAAGTAGGGATCGCCTGTCATCATGCGCCCCACGTTGGCTGGGTGGAAAGCGTCCACGTCCTTATCCTGGGCAATGGCCTCGATGACCCGCTGTTCGCTGATCTGCCGGGGCAGGGGCAGCTGAACCAGGATGCCGTCGATCTCCCCACATTGGTTGAGTTCAGCGATCAGCTCCAGCAGTGCCTCCTCCCGGGTCTGCTCCGGCAGCAGGTACTCCCGGCTGAGAAAGCCGCACTGGGCGCAGTCCTTCTCCTTGTTGTTCACATAGACCCGGGAGGCGGGATCGTCCCCCACCAGGATCACAGCCAGCCCCGGCTTTCGGGGCAGTTTTTTCGCCTCTTCCATCAGCCGCTCTTTCTCCTTTGCGGCCAGCGCCTTTCCGTCAATGTAAACCGCCATCGGAATCCTCCTCTCCGGAGGCGTGGGACTCCTTCTCCGGTTCCGCCGCGTCTGCCGCAGGCTCCATGACGGCCTCTGCCTTTTGGGCCGCCACCCGGTTCACCATCAGCTCCTGCGGATCATGGGGATGCAGCTTGATATGATAGAACAGCAACAGTGCCGCCAGAATGGCCACCACCAGGGACAGCGCCTGGGACACCCGGATGGGCTCGCCGAAGAGCGTCCAGTCAAAGAGATAGAGGCTGTCGGTCCGCAGCCCCTCGATCCACAGCCGGCCCAAGCCGTACCAGAGGAAGTAGAAGCAGGTATTTTCTCCGTCAAATCTCCGGGCCTTTGTCACCACGAAAAAGATCAGGAGCAGTCCGACCACGTTCCACAGGCTCTCATAGAAAAAAGTGGGATGCACTTCAATATACTGCGCGGCGCTGGTCCATAGGCGCATCCGCCAGGGCAGCGTTGTCTCGGCGCCAAAGGCCTCCCGGTTCATAAAATTGCCCCAGCGGCCGATGGCCTGCCCGATCAGCAGCCCCATAACGCAAAGGTCTGTCATGGCCCACAGCTTGATTTTCTTATGCCGGCAGTAGAAAAATGCCGTCAAAAACGCGGCGATCACCGTGCCGTATATGGCCAGCCCACCGTCCCAAATAGCCACGATCTTTCCCCAGTTGGGGCTTCCATCGGCATTTTGAAACAGCGACCAGTAAAAAATCACGTAGTAGAGGCGGGCGCCTAAGATTCCAGCTGGCGTA
Proteins encoded:
- a CDS encoding IreB family regulatory phosphoprotein, which produces MDDFTRKFNLVEERDAQIHEILSTVYQALEEKGYNPINQIVGYILSEDPTYITNHNHARTLIRKIDRDELLQVLVRKYLGQ
- the folD gene encoding bifunctional methylenetetrahydrofolate dehydrogenase/methenyltetrahydrofolate cyclohydrolase FolD, with protein sequence MAVYIDGKALAAKEKERLMEEAKKLPRKPGLAVILVGDDPASRVYVNNKEKDCAQCGFLSREYLLPEQTREEALLELIAELNQCGEIDGILVQLPLPRQISEQRVIEAIAQDKDVDAFHPANVGRMMTGDPYFLPCTPAGIMEMFRAYGISVAGKRCVVVGRSNIVGKPMAQLLIQNDGTVTTCHTKTKNLSEITRQADILVSAAGQRNLITGDMVKEGVVVIDVAMNRNEEGKFCGDVNFAEVSAKASYITPVPGGVGPMTRVILLRNILTAAQRHQAK
- the lgt gene encoding prolipoprotein diacylglyceryl transferase, coding for MTALKDMPISFPGLFGDWEFTASPKMLNIGHGVYWYGFLIALGLMVALWFCMKQSKRFGITEDNVLDLVLWGTPAGILGARLYYVIFYWSLFQNADGSPNWGKIVAIWDGGLAIYGTVIAAFLTAFFYCRHKKIKLWAMTDLCVMGLLIGQAIGRWGNFMNREAFGAETTLPWRMRLWTSAAQYIEVHPTFFYESLWNVVGLLLIFFVVTKARRFDGENTCFYFLWYGLGRLWIEGLRTDSLYLFDWTLFGEPIRVSQALSLVVAILAALLLFYHIKLHPHDPQELMVNRVAAQKAEAVMEPAADAAEPEKESHASGEEDSDGGLH
- the pheT gene encoding phenylalanine--tRNA ligase subunit beta, whose protein sequence is MKLSREWLNEFVDVRDIGEREFAEAMTLSGSKVEVTEDLGAEIQNVVAGRIVRMEHHPDSDHMWVCQIDVGEAEPVQIVTGAWNIHEGDLVPVARHKALLPGGVKIEKGKLRGVLSCGMLCSLKELGLTAAHDFPYAVIQAAALLNDYHPLDREKPSIPADVQPGHRIFGKVVAAKVLSATADGDSYHYLCKLETGSGEAEVPTACQNIHSGDLVAYDTAKGLICTLADLHAQQEEFPHCIEDGIWVLQEDVKPGDDIRGVMGADDQVVEFEITPNRPDCLSVIGLAREASATFGRELHLHTPEIRGCGGSIADLVDIEIEDGDLCPRYTARMVKNVKIAPSPKWMRQRLRNSGVRPINNIVDITNYVMLEYGQPMHAFDFSCVEGGKIVVRTAREGETIQTLDGNERKLTTSMLCICDEHRPVCVAGVMGGANSEIVGDTAQVLFESANFNGASVRRTATALGMRTDASARYEKGLDPMNTMKAVQRACELVELLGAGEVVDGVMDVIARDSNPVTVRLEPGKVNALLGTDVSEEEMRRILLSLGFELEGDLIRVPSWRSDVEHYSDIAEEVARFYGYNKIPTTLMRGATLRGGYSPVQHLERSVGALCRTLGYSEIITYSFISPAYYDKINLPADSPLRNSMRILNPLGEDTSIMRTTTLPSMLEILARNYSFRNKSAWLYELGRVYFAKNDGSGMADEPKVLSLGAYGEGCDFFHLKGAVEAILSGLRISGAVYTAVRDNPSYHPGRCAQVSVDGEVIGVFGQIHPNVAANYGMDTEVYAAELSFNALYAHKGADPIYTPLPKYPSVTRDIAVVCRREITVGQLEDCIRRGAKGLLKDVALFDIYTGKGVAEGFKSVAFNLQLRSDQRNLTAQEADEDVQSILDLLKAELGAVLR
- a CDS encoding C40 family peptidase — its product is MRRFAGKATKVLIVSAVMTACLAVSALAADIGIGVGATTGSSLRLRSEPNTSSATVTYLDKGVAVSILEKLDGWYKVSFEGSTGYVSADYLVEDQDGVFTSYGRVNSDGVNVRAAASTDSGVAATLSKDTYLTVNGFTDGWYSVTCKYGTTGYVRSDFVDLTTDSSSGSEMGKNVVATAKQYLGTRYVYGGASPSGFDCSGFTMYVYQQYGYSLPHTATGQWQSSSGTKVSRSEIQPGDLVFFCDPSRSNGKACSHAGIYIGDGQFIHSSSSRSGGVIISSLYDDYYNTYYVGAKRLG